CCGTTGATGAGGACGCGGGCGCCCTCGACATCGGCCTTCACGGAGACGAAGCCCGAGGTGGGCTCGAGCAGCGCGCTCAGCTCGGTGAGCTCGCCCTCCTTGGCGGTGATGCGGCGGGAGAAGTCGCGGTAGCCGGACTTGCGCACGGCGACGACGTGGTCGCCGGGGGCCACCTCGATGGGGCCCTTGGGCATCGCCCCCAGCTCCTGCTCGTCCAGGAAGAAGCGCGCGCCCCGGGCGGAGGTACCGCCCAGCTTCACGAGCAGCTCGGTCTTCTTGACGAGCGGCGCGAGGAGATCGGCGCCCTCGGCCTGCTCGGGCTCCTGCTCCTCCGGCTCCACGGCCTTGGCGCCCTTGCCCTTCTTGCCCTTGGCCCCCTTGCCGGCCTTGGTGGCCTTCGTGGGCTTCTTCTTGGCTTCCTTGGGCGGGCGGCGCTGGGTCGTCTTCCCCTTGCCCTTCTTTCCGGACGAGGAGGGCGCCAGGGGGGCGAGCAGATCATCCATCCCCTGCGCATAGGAGGACGGCGCGGCGAGGCAGAGAAGCAACGCGATCAGGAAGGCGCGGCGCAGGAGCATGGCGGGGACAAAGGTTAGAGAGTCACGAGAAAGGGGTCAAACAGGAGCCCACCCCGGGGGCGTGTTGGGGGAAGATCCGCCCCCATGTCCCGAAAGATTCCTTGGATCGCAGCAGGTGGCCTCGCCGCCGCCCTCACGGCCTGTCCGGCCCGGACCCCCGGCCAACCCCCGGCGCCCCCCCCCATCCAGGTGCCCCCCGGGTGCGAGAAGAACCAGGCAGGCGAGTACCACCACACGGAGAACCCCGCGTTCCGCTACCTGGGCGAGGATGACGGGGGCACGCTGACCCTGACGCTGGCGCGCACCCGGCAGGGCGCGGAGACCCAGACGGACGGGGGCACCACGGTGAGCATCGTGCTCAACCGCACGCCGGACGGCTTCGTGGGCGAGACGCGCTCCACCACCTTCACCACCGGGGGCATGGCGTGCCCGGTGCGCTTCCCGACGCGGGCGGTGGTGTGTGACGACAAGGGCCTGACGCTGCGCTCCATCGCGTCCACGGCCATCGACGAGGACTGCCGCCCGGCGCCCAGCGGTCCGCAGCCGGTGTGGAAGGACCAGCGGCTGCTCAGGGGCACGCCCGATGCGGCAACTCCGGACGCGGGCGTCCCGGATGCGGGGACCGCGCCCACGGCCGGAGACGGAGGAACGTCCGGACGCTGAGTGAACCCCCTCTCCCACTGGGAGAAGGGGGGCTCACCCCTACGCGGCGCGGCGGGTCTGCTCCTCGGACACCTGGAGGGGAGCGGGAGCGGACTCGCTGACCTTGAGACGGCCCTCCAGGAGGCTGGAGAGGCCGACGTAGGCGAAGCCGGCGAGGAACAGGAAGATGAAGGGCACCGAGCCCCAGATGCGCTTGTCGACGGCGAACCAGAGCGCGCCGAGGAAGTAGGCGGCGAAGGAGAGCTCGATGACGGGCAGCAGGGTCTTGCTGCCGCGGTAGCTCTTCTTGATGGCGGTGATCTTCTTGCCCTCGGCGCCCGTCTTCGGGGTGCGGGCGAAGGCGGACTGCTGGCCCAGGAGCGCCTCGATGACGGCCTTGGCGTTGCTGATGGCCATGCCGATGCCCAGGCTCATGATGAAGGGCAGGTACTTGAAGCGGGCCCAGCCCTTGGCGCCCTGCTCGCGCTGCGCGGCCACGTAGAAGACGCAGACGCTGGCGGTGGCGCTGATGAAGAAGGGCAGGTCCAGGAAGAGCGTGCCGTACAGGCCGTGCTGGAAGCGCACCACCATGGACAGCGGCATGAGCGCGCTGAGCAGCACCATCAACAGGTAGGCCATGTTGTTGGTGAGGTGGAAGAAGGCCTCGCGCTTGACGGCGAAGGGCAGGTCGCTCTTGAGGATCATCGGCAGCAGCTTGCGCGCCGTCTGGATGGAGCCCTTGGCCCAGCGGTGCTGCTGGCTCTTGAAGGCGTTCATGTCCACCGGCAGCTCGGCCGGGGAGATGACCTCGGGCAGGAAGATGAACTGCCAGCCCTTCACCTGGGCGCGGTAGCTCAGATCCAGGTCCTCGGTGAGCGTGTCGTGCTGCCAGCCGCCCGCGTCGGAGATGGTGACGCGCCGCCAGATGCCAGCCGTGCCGTTGAAGTTGAAGAAGCAGCCGGCGCGGTTGCGCGCGGTGTGCTCGATGATGAAGTGGCCGTCCAGGAAGATGCTCTGGGCCTGCGTGAGGATGGAGAACTCACGGTTGAGGTGGCCCCAGCGCACCTGCACCATGCCCACCTTGGCATCGGCGAAGAAGGGCACCGTGCGCAGCAGGAAGTCCGGGCTGGGCACGAAGTCCGCGTCGAACACCGCGATGTACTCGCCCGTGGCCGTCTTCAGGCCGTTCTCCAGCGCGCCCGCCTTGAAGCCCGAGCGGTTCTCGCGGTGGATGTAGACGATGTCGTGGCCCTTCTGCCGGTGGCGCTCCACGCACGCGCGGGCAATGCCGCACGTCTCGTCCGTGGAGTCGTCCAGCACCTGGATCTCCAGCAGCTCGCGCGGGTAGTCGATGCGGCACACCGACTCCACCAGGCGCTCCACCACATACATCTCGTTGAAGATGGGCAGCTGGATGGTGACCCGCGGCATGGCCGGCAACACGCCCTTGGGCGTGGGCAGCCTGAACTTGTGGCGATAGTACAAATACGCCATCCGGTAGCGGTGCGATCCATAGACCGCCAGCACGCACAGGACGCTGAAGTACACGCCCAAGAAGATGATCTCGACGGTGGTCATCTGACCTGGCCCCTCCCGCGGGTGAAGTCGCCGCGGTCCTTACCCTGCTCGGCGGAGTTTGAAAGACCGACCCTCGCAGACCGCCGCACTCGGTCCCTCGGGGCCCCCCGCCACGTATGTGCCCGGAAAGACAAGGGTTTGTCTTTGCCGGGTCATAACGAGCGCGGACAATAGGGACGCGTCAAGTGACTGTCAAATGGTTGTCCGACGCCGCACGCGGAGAGGGGCCTCAACTGGCGGCGCGCTGGGCCACCGCGACGGGCACCGCGGAGGGCATTTCCGGAGCCAGCGGCGCCTCGCTCACGTCCACCTCGTCGCGGGTGGCGAGCGACAGGATGTGCTCCACCAGCGAGGGGAAATCGAGTCCCTTTTGAGCCGCAATCTTCGGCAACAGGCTGACGGGAGTCATGCCCGGCAGCGTGTTCACCTCGAGGATGACGTCGCTCTCATCCTCCGAGCAGATGAGATCCACCCGGCCATAACCACGGCAGCCCAGGGCGCGGTAGGCGGCGAGCGCGAGCGACTCCACGTTGGCCACGCGCGTGGGGGACAGGCGCGCGGGGAGGAAGTAGCGCGAGCCACCCTTGTACTTGGCGTCGTAGTCGAAACCCTCGCGCGGGGTGGCGATCTCGCAGGTGCCGAGCACCTCCTCGCCAAGGATGCCCACCGTCACCTCGCGGCCGCGCGCCATGCGCTCCACGAGGGCCTCGCCGCCGAAGCGGCAGGCCTGGGCCACGGCGGCGGAGAGCGCCTCGGGCTCGCGCACCACGGAGAGGCCCACCGAGGAGCCGCCGCACGCGGGCTTCACCACGCAGGGGAAGCCGAGATCGCCGTGAAGCTCCAGGGCGCGCGAGATGTCGGCGCGGCCGAGGCGGTAGCCCAGGGGCGTGGGGAGGTTGTGCAGGCGGAAGAGCTTCTTGGCCATGGGCTTGTTCATGGCCAGCGCGGAGGCCAGCACGCCCGAGCCCGTATAGGGCAGGCCCATCAGCTCCAGCAGGCCCTGCACCTTGCCGTCCTCGCCCATGCGGCCGTGGAGGGCGAGGAAGGCCACGTCGAGCTCGGCCGAGCGCAGCGCCCTGTCCAACCCGGGGCCGGCGAAGATGCGGCTCACCGTGTGGCCGCGAGCCTCGAGGGCCGCCACCACCGCCTCGCCCGTCTTCAACGAAATCTCCCGCTCCTCGCCCCAACCGCCCATCAGAACACCGACGCGCTTGCCCATGACTTTGGATTCCTCCTTGTCCAGGGGCTAGAGCACACGGGATGCCAACGGGGGCATGCGTGCACGCGTGCTCGCCCGGCCGCTCGAAAGTGCCGTCTTCCCGGGCACTTCGGGACATGGAGCGTGGGGACACACACGGAGCGAGCGTGTCCGGAAGACCGCGCCGTGTCCCATGAACCACGGCCAACCTCCTCCCCGCGCGTCCTCCCCTCTCCCCCGGGAGAGGGACGGGGTGAGGGTATCCGGGCCCGTCCTCCCCGCTGTTCACCCGAACCAGCGGCCCGACGTGGGAGCGAAAATTCGCAGCCTGTCACGCAGGCTCTCGGGAGCACGCGCCTGAATCACGGCGTGCACTTCATCGGGGCTGTAGGCCTGGCTGAAGTGCATCAGCACCAGGGCCTCGTTCTTGAAGTCCTCCGCCCGCGCGAGAATCTCATCCAGGTGGATGTGCAGCCGCTCCTGCGCGTCCTGCACCGTGCGCTTGGAGTCGATGAACGTGCACTCCAGGATGAGCACCCGGCAGTCGAGCAACGAGGGCGCGGTCTCCAGCACGTGCGAGAGCGTGTCCGTGGCATAGGCCAGCTCGAGGCGGTCCACCTCGTCGAACAGCGGCTCACCGGCCTGGCGCCGCCGGCCGATCTCCGCCGGAGGCAGACCCTGGAACTCGGGCTTGAGCTTCGAGACGCGGCGGTAGAACTGATAGCAGAGCGAGGGCACCTTGTGATGCGTGCGGAAGGCGCGCACCCACAGCCCATGTCCCAGGTGATGCGTATCCCCTGGATTCATCGGCACGGTCTCGATGTCGGTCTCGGTCCGGTGCAGCCGGCCCTGCACCGCGAGGGCCTCGCGCACGGGCGCTTCGATCTCCGCGGGCAGGAACACCTGCGGAGGTGGCTTGCCGATGAGCGTGCGGATGCCGAGCAGCGACCCGAGCGCGCTCGCGTGGTCGGAGTGACCGTGGCTCAGGAAGATCCGGTCAGTGCCCGCGAAGGAGCGGATGGGCACTCCGGCGTCGAGCACCACGCCGAGCTCCGGCACCTGCAGCGACGTGTACACGCCGCCGACCGAAATGCCTCGAACCGTATAGGGCCCCGCGCTGACCTCGGTGAGCATCCCGCGAGGCTAACCGCTGGCCGCCACGGGCTCCAGCAGCATGGGCAGCCCCCCCTTGGGCCGGAGCGCCACCAGTGGCTCCAGCTCGACAGTCCGTCCGGGCACCAACCGTGGCCGGAAGCGGCGCAGCACGCCCGCGAGCACCAGCACCATCTCCATCATCGCGAAGTGGCTGCCGATGCAGTGACGCTGGCCCGCACCGAACGGCAGGTACACCCACTTCGGCCGCTCCGCCGCGCGATCGGGTGAGAAGCGCTCCGGGTCGAACCGCTCCGGCTCCGGCCAGAACCGGGGCTGGCGGTGAATCACATAGGGCGACACGGCCACGATGAGGCGCGGATCCGCCGGGATGCGGATGCCATCCAGCACGTCGTCCTCCCGCGCCTGCCGCACCATGACCCAGGCCGGTGGATACAGGCGCATGCTCTCCTCGAGCACCTGCGCGAGGTAGCGCAGCCTGGGAATGTCCTCGGGCCCGGGCGCACGCTCCCCGAGCACCTGGGCCACCTCGTCGCGCGCCCGTTGCTCCACCTCCGGATGCTGGGACAGCAGGTACCACGCCCACGTCAGCGCGTTGGCCGTCGTCTCATAGCCGGCGATGAAGAGCGTCATCAGCTCGTCGCGCAGCTGCGCGTCCGTCATCCGCTCGCCCGTCTCCGCGTCCTGCGCCTCCATCAACATCGCCAGCAGATCCTGCCCCTCCGTCTCCCCCCGGCGGCGCCGCGCGATGATCTCGAAGACGACCGAGTCCAGCGTCTGGCGCGCCCGGAGGAACGCGCGGTTGCCCGGCGTGGGCAGGGAGAGCGGCAGCGGAAACAGCGAGAGCACCCGCTCGTTCACCACCTGCTGCCCCACCGTCAGCGAGGGCAGGACGCGGTCCGCCTCGCCCAGCACCTGCGTGGAGAAGAGCGCCCGGCTCGCGATGGAGAGCGTCGTGCGCGCCATCTCGTCCGCCATCTCCACCGGAGCGGAGGTGTCGGGGCGCGCTCGCCACCGCTCCACCATGTGCTCCACCTCCTCCCCCATCATCCCCACCATCCGCATCAACCGCTCGCGGTGGAAGGCGGGCTGCGCGAGCCGCCGCTGCCTCATCCAGAACGGGCCTTCACTCGTCAGCAGGCCGTTGCCCAGCATGGTGCTCAACCGCTGCGCCCCCGAGCCCTTCGTGTACCGGCCCACGTTCTCCACCAGGACGTGCCGCACGTGCTCGGGGTTCACCAGCGACACCACCCGGTTGACGGGCCCCATGCGCCACTGCACCACGTCGCCGTACTCGCGGTGCATCCGCACGAGGAACCCGAGTGACTCGCTACGCCGCTCGCGCAGACTCCCCCAGAACCAGTGCCCCCGAGGCCCCGGGGCCTCTCGCGCTCCCGTCATCACGTGCGCCTCCCTCTCCGCGTGTGCACCGCACGGTTTAACACGCCGCGCCATCCCAAGTTGAAGGTGATGTCATGTTCATTTCCACGGGAGTTCCCTGATAAGCGGGTGCTACAAGGAGCCGCATGAGCACCGAGCAGCAGCCCCTGGAAGTCGAAGCAATCGCCATCGTCGGCATGGCCTGCCGTTTCCCCGGCGCCCCCACGGTGGAGCAGTTCTGGCACAACCTCCAGGAAGGCCTCGAGTCCATCTCCTTCTTCTCCGACACGGAGCTGGAGCGAGCGGCCATCGACCCGGCGGAGCTGGGCGACGCACGGTACGTGAAAGCGCGGGGCGTGCTGGAGGGCATCGAGCTCTTCGATGCGCGCTTCTTCGGCTTCTCTCCGCGCGAGGCCGAGCTGACGGACCCGCAGCAGCGCGTGTTCCTCGAGTGCGCCTGGGAGGCCTTCGAGCGCGCCGGGTATGACCCCGCGGCCTACGCGGGCCCCATCGGTGTCTTCGCGGGCGCCGGGACCAACGGCTACCTGCTCCACCACCTCGCCCCCGCCGGACGGCTGGTGGGCACGGCGAACGCCTTCCAGGCCATCCTCCACAACAAGAACGACCACCTGGCCACGCGCACCGCGTACAAGCTCGACCTCAAGGGCCCGAGCATCTCCGTGCAGACCGCGTGCTCCACGTCGCTCGTCTCCGTGGTGCTCGCCTGCCAGTCGCTGCTCAGCCACCAGTGCGACATGGCGCTGGCCGGCGGCGTCTCCCTCCCCCTCCCCCAGCGCACCGGCTACCTCTACAACGAGCGCGGCATCGGCTCTCCGGACGGCCACTGCCGCGCCTTCGACGCCAGGGCCCAGGGCACCGTCCCCAGCAGCGGCGCGGGCGTGGTGCTGCTCAAGCGGCTCGCGGATGCGCTCGCCGATGGCGACACCATCCACGCCGTCATCCGCGGCGGCGCCCTCAACAACGATGGCGCCTCGAAGGTCGGCTACACCGCTCCGAGCGTCGAGGGCCAGGCCGAGGTCATCTCCATGGCCCAGGCCCTCGCTGGCGTGTCTCCCGACTCGCTCTCCTATGTCGAGGCCCATGGCACGGGCACGCCGATTGGCGACCCCATCGAGGTCCAGGCGCTCACCCAGGCCTTCCGCCGCCACACCCAGCGCCAGGGCTTCTGCGCACTCGGCTCGGTGAAGACCAACCTCGGCCACCTGGACACCGCGGCCGGTGTCGCCGGACTCATCAAGACCACCCTCGCGCTCCAGCACCGGCGTCTCCCGCCCAGCCTCCACTTCGAGTCTCCCAACCCGGAGCTCGGCCTCGACTCCAGCCCCTTCTACGTCAACGCGCGCCTGCGCGACTGGGACGCGCCCGCCCCCCGGCGCGCGGGCGTGAGCGCCTTCGGCCTCGGCGGTACCAACGCGCACGTGGTCCTCGAGGAGGCTCCGGAGCGCTCGGCCCCAGCGGCCTCGCGTCCCTTCCAGCTCCTCCAGTTGTCGGCCCGCTCGGACGCGGCCCTGGAGGCCATGACGGCCCGGCTCGCACAGCACCTGGAGCGGAATCCCGGCCTGCCACTCGCGGACGTGGCGTACACACTCGCCGTGGGCCGGCGGACCTTCGACCACCGCCGCTTCGTGGTCTGCCGTGACGCCTCGGATGCCATCCAGGCGCTCGCGAGCCTCCATCCCGGACAGGTCCTCTCCCGCGTGCAGGAGCCCGTCCGCCGCTCGCTGGTGTTCATGTTCCCCGGCCAGGGCTCCCAGCAC
The sequence above is drawn from the Archangium gephyra genome and encodes:
- a CDS encoding D-alanine--D-alanine ligase, whose product is MGKRVGVLMGGWGEEREISLKTGEAVVAALEARGHTVSRIFAGPGLDRALRSAELDVAFLALHGRMGEDGKVQGLLELMGLPYTGSGVLASALAMNKPMAKKLFRLHNLPTPLGYRLGRADISRALELHGDLGFPCVVKPACGGSSVGLSVVREPEALSAAVAQACRFGGEALVERMARGREVTVGILGEEVLGTCEIATPREGFDYDAKYKGGSRYFLPARLSPTRVANVESLALAAYRALGCRGYGRVDLICSEDESDVILEVNTLPGMTPVSLLPKIAAQKGLDFPSLVEHILSLATRDEVDVSEAPLAPEMPSAVPVAVAQRAAS
- a CDS encoding cellulose synthase family protein, translated to MTTVEIIFLGVYFSVLCVLAVYGSHRYRMAYLYYRHKFRLPTPKGVLPAMPRVTIQLPIFNEMYVVERLVESVCRIDYPRELLEIQVLDDSTDETCGIARACVERHRQKGHDIVYIHRENRSGFKAGALENGLKTATGEYIAVFDADFVPSPDFLLRTVPFFADAKVGMVQVRWGHLNREFSILTQAQSIFLDGHFIIEHTARNRAGCFFNFNGTAGIWRRVTISDAGGWQHDTLTEDLDLSYRAQVKGWQFIFLPEVISPAELPVDMNAFKSQQHRWAKGSIQTARKLLPMILKSDLPFAVKREAFFHLTNNMAYLLMVLLSALMPLSMVVRFQHGLYGTLFLDLPFFISATASVCVFYVAAQREQGAKGWARFKYLPFIMSLGIGMAISNAKAVIEALLGQQSAFARTPKTGAEGKKITAIKKSYRGSKTLLPVIELSFAAYFLGALWFAVDKRIWGSVPFIFLFLAGFAYVGLSSLLEGRLKVSESAPAPLQVSEEQTRRAA
- a CDS encoding PEGA domain-containing protein: MLLRRAFLIALLLCLAAPSSYAQGMDDLLAPLAPSSSGKKGKGKTTQRRPPKEAKKKPTKATKAGKGAKGKKGKGAKAVEPEEQEPEQAEGADLLAPLVKKTELLVKLGGTSARGARFFLDEQELGAMPKGPIEVAPGDHVVAVRKSGYRDFSRRITAKEGELTELSALLEPTSGFVSVKADVEGARVLINGDDKGLAPLENLMLPAGSYEIVVQRDGFRSESQRIAVRAGKEYNVEVNLRPEALAQSDKPKAPNLTPSLTDPSPLTPRETPAVASASPLTSRWYFWAGVGAVVTAAAVGTVMATSQQALDPNKVCGGTCDGVINRPASGGLFQF
- a CDS encoding MBL fold metallo-hydrolase — protein: MLTEVSAGPYTVRGISVGGVYTSLQVPELGVVLDAGVPIRSFAGTDRIFLSHGHSDHASALGSLLGIRTLIGKPPPQVFLPAEIEAPVREALAVQGRLHRTETDIETVPMNPGDTHHLGHGLWVRAFRTHHKVPSLCYQFYRRVSKLKPEFQGLPPAEIGRRRQAGEPLFDEVDRLELAYATDTLSHVLETAPSLLDCRVLILECTFIDSKRTVQDAQERLHIHLDEILARAEDFKNEALVLMHFSQAYSPDEVHAVIQARAPESLRDRLRIFAPTSGRWFG
- a CDS encoding cytochrome P450 — encoded protein: MTGAREAPGPRGHWFWGSLRERRSESLGFLVRMHREYGDVVQWRMGPVNRVVSLVNPEHVRHVLVENVGRYTKGSGAQRLSTMLGNGLLTSEGPFWMRQRRLAQPAFHRERLMRMVGMMGEEVEHMVERWRARPDTSAPVEMADEMARTTLSIASRALFSTQVLGEADRVLPSLTVGQQVVNERVLSLFPLPLSLPTPGNRAFLRARQTLDSVVFEIIARRRRGETEGQDLLAMLMEAQDAETGERMTDAQLRDELMTLFIAGYETTANALTWAWYLLSQHPEVEQRARDEVAQVLGERAPGPEDIPRLRYLAQVLEESMRLYPPAWVMVRQAREDDVLDGIRIPADPRLIVAVSPYVIHRQPRFWPEPERFDPERFSPDRAAERPKWVYLPFGAGQRHCIGSHFAMMEMVLVLAGVLRRFRPRLVPGRTVELEPLVALRPKGGLPMLLEPVAASG